In one Nicotiana tomentosiformis chromosome 6, ASM39032v3, whole genome shotgun sequence genomic region, the following are encoded:
- the LOC138894026 gene encoding uncharacterized protein: MDTLTHHIQGEVPLCMLFADDIVLIDETRGSVNERMEVWRQALESKGFKLSRTKTEYLECKFSDVTREEDVEVRLDSQVIPKSESFKYLGSIIQGDGEIDEDVMHSIGVGWMK; this comes from the coding sequence ATGGACAcactaacacaccatattcaaggggaggtgccattgtgtatgttgttcgctgatgatatagttcttattgatgagacgcgaggcaGCGTTAATGAGAGAATGGAGGTATGGAGGCAagccctggagtctaaaggtttcaagttgagtaggactaagacagaatatttggagtgtaagttcagcgatGTGACTAGGGAAGAGGACGTGGAAGTGAGGCTTgactcacaagtcatccccaagagtgaaagtttcaagtacctagggtcaattatccagggagatggggagatcgacgaggatgttaTGCACAGtattggggtggggtggatgaaataa